The DNA region CTTCCTTGCTGAGACAACCTGAATTAGCGGGAGAAATTGTACGATCGGTCGTTAATGCCGTAAACGTTCCTGTCACGGTCAAAACGCGGATTGGCTGGACGGATAAGGAGATCAACATTCTGGACTTTGCCAAGCGCATGGAAGATGCCGGAGCGAGAATGATCACCATTCATGGTCGGACTCGTGCCCAAGGCTACAACGGGGCTGCCAAGTGGGAGTGGATTGCCAAAGTAAAGCAGGTGTTGTCGATTCCGATAATTGCCAACGGCGACATTTTTTCAGTGGATGCCGCCGTTCGCTGCCTGGAAATGACAGGTGCCGATGGGGTGATGTGTTCCCGTGGCACGTTGGGCTATCCCTTTTTAGTGGGTGAAGTGGATCATTTCCTGAAAACCGGGGAACAGAAGCCTGTCCCAACGCCTGTGGAACGGTTACAGTGTGCCCGTGAGCATTTGCAAATGTTGTGGGAATATAAGGGCGATCGCGGTGTGCGTCAGGCTCGTAAACACATGACCTGGTATGCCAAAGGGTTTGCCGGAGCTGCCGATCTGCGAGGCCAACTCAGTACGATCGAAACCGTGCACCAGGGCTTAGACCTGATTGACCGAGCGATCGAGTATTTGTCGTCATTGGGCAACGAGGCGATCTCTAACCCAACTCCGGAAGCTGACCCTGCCTGACCGGAATCTCAATCCAGAATTCCGCCCCTTGCCCAGGCTGAGAGGAGCATTTCAGAATGCCGTGGTGCTTTTCTACGATGATTTGATAGCTGATGGACAATCCTAATCCTGTGCCCTTACCGATCGGTTTAGTAGTGAAAAAGGGATCAAATAAGCGGTTCAGGTGGTCTGGAGGAATGCCAGGGCCATTGTCTTGAATACGGATAACGATGGATGGTGTGGGGTGTGAAGGGGAAGATGGACTGGTCAGTGCGGAAGATGAGGACGCTGAAGGGCTTTCCAGGGGATAGGGATGAATGGCTTCGGTGTAGATCGTAATGGTCGCAGGGTTCGCCTCAATGTCCTCAGTGGAGCGCTTCTGGTTGTATGAATCCAGGGCATCGATCGCGTTACTCAGAATATTCATGAACACCTGATTCAGTTGTCCGGCGTAACACTCGACCAGGGGTAGGTCACCGTATTCTTTGATCACAACAATTGGGGGACGGTTAGCGTTGGGCTTCAGGCGGTTCTGCAAAATCAACAGGGTGCTATCAATTCCGTCATGAATATTAACTCGCTTCATGTCGGATTCATCCAGGCGAGAAAAATTGCGCAGGGAAAGGACAATTTCTCGAATCCGATCGGCTCCGATCTGCATCGATTCCAGCATCTGAGGTAAATCCTCGATCAGAAAGGGCAGATCGATGTCTTGACGAAATTGTTGAATCTCAGGATGGCGATCATAAATGCGATCGTATAGTTCAACGAGTTGCAACAAATCCTGAGTGTACCTGACTGCATGAGGCAGGTTGCCATAGATGAAGTTGATTGGGTTGTTAATTTCATGAGCCACACCAGCAACCAGTTGCCCCAGACTGGACATCTTTTCCGTCTGGATCAGTTGTGCCTGGGTTTGTTGCAGTGCCTGGAGCGCTTGAGCCGATTTCGCCGTTTCTTGCCGTAACCGCCGTTCATTCACCGTTACCTGCCCTAACAGCGCATAGAACGAAATGGTTAAACGGCCCAGTTCATCTTCCCGGCTCATCAACTCTTCGCTCTTGGTGTTCATTTCGGCCAATCGGTTGCATTCATCCATAATTGGTTGCAGGCGTTGATTGAGCCGTCGCACAAAGAGCGCCACAACAATTCCTTGAACAATTGACGCACCAATTACGGCTCCCAGAATGCCTGCGGTCAAAAATCGCCAGACTGGCCCCAGGACGATCGCCTTGGGCACAACAGCCATTAACACCCAGTTGTTATTGGGAATTTTCTGATAGGCCCAATATTCTGATTTGCCCTGGCTATCCCGCCATTGCACAACCCCATTTTCCGCTCCGGCTTGAAGTTGGGTCTGAATTGTGTTCCACAATCCCTGGTAATTATCTAACTTGGGGAAGGGAGTCAGGTTGAGAGCTTGCTGAGGATTGGGGGGATAGGCAATCAGGTTTCCTTGAGCACTGACCAGCAAAAAGTAACCCGCATCGCGCATAACGGGAACATTCAGTTTCTTGCTCAAAAAACCCAATTCCAGATCCTGGCTGAGAACCCCCAATAATTGCTTTTGATCGTCATAAAACGGCATGGAATAACTGGTACTGACCAGGGTTTGGGGAGGAGTGAGAGAATCTTCTACATAACTTTCCGGTTCCAGCCAAATCGGTTTGCCTGCGGCAATGGGCTGCTGAAAATAATTCGTCGTGAAGTTTTTAGGGTCGGTATTCCCCAATTTGGGTGGCTCTACAGATCCAGTTTTTTTCTGCCGGGCCACATAAGGGTAGGCATACTGTAAGGAGGGAATGATCCGGCGATCGTTGGGCGGCTGACCAAATCCCAGACCAGTTCCCAGAACCGAAGTTTGCAGCGCACGGTACATCAGGTCGCTATACACCTGTTCCCGGCGTTCTCCAGATACATAAAGCGTTTTCACGGCATCCAAAACCGTTTTAGTAGATGATTCTAGGGCGTTAAAATCCCCTGCTAAAATTTCGGTTTTGACCTGTAAACTGGACATTAACTCAGCTTCAGATTGCCGTGCCAGTTCTCGATAAGACCAGTAGGTAGTTCCCAGCAGCCCAACCAGTGAACCACCTACTACGGAAATAAATAATCGCAGCCCAACCGAGCGGAGTAAGGAAATTCCTGATTTTGGGCGAGGTGAAGCCGTGTCCGCAGGGATGGACTGCATAATAACTCTCCTGAAACAAGGGCCGGGGCGCTAGCATGTGCTGCCAGTATGCCCAAGTTGAGCCAGGGGAGCGACAAGGAGATTGGGGGTTGGCGATCGGGGGTCGGGGATCAGAGATCGGGGGAAGAGTGGGTCGAAGCAGGCAAACGGCTAAAAATGGGGAGCTGAAAGGCTGTATAAAGAGCAGACAACGGAGGAGTTTTGAGGAGTAGGATATGAGTGATTTAGTTGAAGTCAATCAAACCATGAGTGCCATGAATGCCCAAGTCCAGACCCTGACTGATCAGGTTGCAACCCTGGCGACATCCATGGATAGCTTGATCCAGGCCGTTGAGCGGATGGAACGATCGATTGAAAGAATGGCCGAAAATGTTGAAAGTTCCAATGAACGGATGGGCGAAAACATGGAGCGTTCCAATGAACGGATGGGGGAAAAGATGGAGCGTTCCAATGAACGGATGGGCGAAAACATGGAGCGATCAATGGAACGGATGAGCCAGAACATGGAGCGTTCCATGGAACGAATGGGCGAAAACATGGAGCATGCCATTGAACGAATGACACAAAGCATCGAGCGCTCAGAGCAAGTAGCCGAACGAAACGCCAACATCGTCTCCGAACTGGTTGGAATAGTTAACCGCCTGCTGGCAGAAAGAGAGCACTGACATTCAACCCTTCGTACAGACCCGATTCATCATGTCATTACCCTAATCCCCAATCCCTAATCCCAACATCCGATCGCCAGGATTGTAATAGCACGTCAGCAGGGAATCCATAACCGCCTGACCAGCAGCGATCGCGGCTACTTTGTCTGCAAACCTGGGATCAATTAGATGTTTCAGGGGTTGATCGACTCGATTAAAGTGCTGCATTGCCTCTGCAGCAATCCGATCCCAGTGGGAGTAGTAGTGCAGGATATCATCGGGCATGACCTTGGTACGAGTCGTGCCAGGTTCAGGCAGGCAGTAAAAGGGTTTGTCTAAATTGAAGTAACCGTAGTCGTCCGTAATTTCATCGCCCGGATAAATATCTTTAGCAGCCAGTTCAAAGTGGTAGGGAGTAGCGATCAGGGTGGAGTTAAAGCTGTGGTTGACGTAGCGAGCGATATCCCAACACAAAATATACTGACCCTGTTCATCCCGAAAACAGAATTTCAGCAGGCGATCGCGTAGTAAGGGATCCAGCGACATGACGTAAGCCTCTTCATAGCGCTGGTCTAGTTCATCCAAAATCCAGGTGATCGTGCCTTTAGGAATGAACTCTGTCGCAAATACACCGTAACCGATCGCTTCATTGATGAATCGGAGCTCTGTATGGGGATGAATCATGGTTGTCGTTGGGCATCCGTACTGAAAAAAGCTAGTTCTGCAAGGAAATTGTGCA from Leptodesmis sichuanensis A121 includes:
- the dusB gene encoding tRNA dihydrouridine synthase DusB: MVTLSPALKERLAAPLQIGDLEVNSRVLQSPLSGVTDLVFRRLVRRYAPTSMMYTEMVNATGLHYVKELPRIMEVDPNERPISIQLFDCRPDFLAEAAQMAVDEGADTVDINMGCPVNKITKNGGGSSLLRQPELAGEIVRSVVNAVNVPVTVKTRIGWTDKEINILDFAKRMEDAGARMITIHGRTRAQGYNGAAKWEWIAKVKQVLSIPIIANGDIFSVDAAVRCLEMTGADGVMCSRGTLGYPFLVGEVDHFLKTGEQKPVPTPVERLQCAREHLQMLWEYKGDRGVRQARKHMTWYAKGFAGAADLRGQLSTIETVHQGLDLIDRAIEYLSSLGNEAISNPTPEADPA
- a CDS encoding ATP-binding protein; translated protein: MQSIPADTASPRPKSGISLLRSVGLRLFISVVGGSLVGLLGTTYWSYRELARQSEAELMSSLQVKTEILAGDFNALESSTKTVLDAVKTLYVSGERREQVYSDLMYRALQTSVLGTGLGFGQPPNDRRIIPSLQYAYPYVARQKKTGSVEPPKLGNTDPKNFTTNYFQQPIAAGKPIWLEPESYVEDSLTPPQTLVSTSYSMPFYDDQKQLLGVLSQDLELGFLSKKLNVPVMRDAGYFLLVSAQGNLIAYPPNPQQALNLTPFPKLDNYQGLWNTIQTQLQAGAENGVVQWRDSQGKSEYWAYQKIPNNNWVLMAVVPKAIVLGPVWRFLTAGILGAVIGASIVQGIVVALFVRRLNQRLQPIMDECNRLAEMNTKSEELMSREDELGRLTISFYALLGQVTVNERRLRQETAKSAQALQALQQTQAQLIQTEKMSSLGQLVAGVAHEINNPINFIYGNLPHAVRYTQDLLQLVELYDRIYDRHPEIQQFRQDIDLPFLIEDLPQMLESMQIGADRIREIVLSLRNFSRLDESDMKRVNIHDGIDSTLLILQNRLKPNANRPPIVVIKEYGDLPLVECYAGQLNQVFMNILSNAIDALDSYNQKRSTEDIEANPATITIYTEAIHPYPLESPSASSSSALTSPSSPSHPTPSIVIRIQDNGPGIPPDHLNRLFDPFFTTKPIGKGTGLGLSISYQIIVEKHHGILKCSSQPGQGAEFWIEIPVRQGQLPELG
- a CDS encoding SET domain-containing protein, with the translated sequence MIHPHTELRFINEAIGYGVFATEFIPKGTITWILDELDQRYEEAYVMSLDPLLRDRLLKFCFRDEQGQYILCWDIARYVNHSFNSTLIATPYHFELAAKDIYPGDEITDDYGYFNLDKPFYCLPEPGTTRTKVMPDDILHYYSHWDRIAAEAMQHFNRVDQPLKHLIDPRFADKVAAIAAGQAVMDSLLTCYYNPGDRMLGLGIGD